Proteins co-encoded in one Dendropsophus ebraccatus isolate aDenEbr1 chromosome 9, aDenEbr1.pat, whole genome shotgun sequence genomic window:
- the ACKR3 gene encoding atypical chemokine receptor 3, producing MSAADFGPTMDYMDNSSDPNSSCTIDCIILESVSCPNTLNKSALLYTLAIVHIFIFVIGLLANSVVIWLNLQSKSTGYETHLYIFNLAVADLCVLLTLPVWIVSLVQHNQWPMGEMTCKVTHLIFSINLYSSIFFLACMSVDRYLSVSLRGTISKKRRQIIRRLVCILVWLVAFAVSLPDTYYLKTEFSSVTNETFCRAVYPEDTAKEWVLGMEILNILLGFIVPFAIIAVFYCLLAWTVSSSSPSSLSSSTSSSVEQERRISGRLIVSYVVVFMVCWLPYHMMLLLDVFYFLHLLPFSCLLDNFLYAGLHITQCYSFLHCCINPVLYSLIHRNYRYEIMKAFIFRYSSKTGLTKLIDSSKVSEAEYSAVEQTPK from the coding sequence ATGAGTGCAGCCGACTTTGGTCCCACTATGGATTACATGGACAATTCCAGTGACCCCAACAGCAGCTGCACTATAGACTGCATCATCCTGGAGTCGGTGTCATGTCCGAATACACTGAACAAGAGCGCTCTGCTATACACTCTAGCTATTGTCCACATCTTTATCTTTGTTATAGGACTTTTGGCCAATTCTGTTGTCATTTGGCTCAATCTCCAGTCAAAGTCCACTGGCTACGAAACTCATTTGTACATCTTCAATTTGGCAGTGGCCGACCTCTGTGTCCTTCTGACCCTGCCTGTATGGATTGTATCATTAGTCCAGCATAACCAGTGGCCAATGGGGGAGATGACTTGCAAAGTGACCCACCTGATTTTTTCCATCAATCTCTACAGCAGCATTTTCTTTCTGGCCTGTATGAGCGTTGACCGCTATCTATCTGTGTCATTACGTGGAACCATTAGCAAAAAAAGAAGACAGATTATACGCCGGCTGGTTTGTATACTTGTCTGGCTAGTTGCCTTTGCCGTCTCTCTCCCAGATACATATTATTTAAAGACCGAGTTCTCTTCAGTTACTAATGAAACTTTCTGTCGCGCCGTCTACCCAGAAGATACGGCCAAAGAGTGGGTACTGGGAATGGAAATCCTTAACATCCTACTGGGTTTCATCGTCCCATTTGCAATCATTGCAGTGTTTTATTGCCTCCTGGCATggactgtatcctcctcctcaccttcttcaCTATCATCATCAACGTCATCATCTGTGGAACAAGAGAGAAGAATTAGCGGAAGACTCATTGTTTCTTATGTAGTAGTATTTATGGTTTGTTGGTTACCCTACCATATGATGCTGCTTTTGGATGTCTTTTACTTCTTACACTTGTTGCCCTTCAGCTGCTTACTAGACAATTTCCTCTACGCTGGCCTTCATATTACTCAATGCTACTCATTTCTTCACTGCTGCATCAACCCGGTCCTGTACAGCCTTATTCACCGGAACTACCGCTATGAGATCATGAAGGCTTTCATATTCCGCTACTCGTCCAAAACTGGCCTTACCAAACTTATTGATTCCTCTAAGGTTTCAGAAGCGGAATACTCAGCTGTGGAGCAAACTCCGAAGTGA